In Terriglobus sp. TAA 43, a single window of DNA contains:
- a CDS encoding sulfatase-like hydrolase/transferase — MNRREFVGLSSAALAATQARAAMASTSATADSRPNFLFFIADDLMFRTINSINNPEVHTPNIDRLVRGGIHFTHCFHSGSWTGAVCIASRTMLNTGLSPFKAQKALVDNQSGMIPVWGQTLRNAGYRTFQTGKWHLDAVSLQRSFSDLKTTGPGYLDSTHDPKDPAHNMYLRPAPGNVWSPTDRSLKGHWLDKHLWLDGPEGETKHSSEVYADSAIDFLNGQRGKHEKPFFMYVGFNAPHDPRQAPEEYQAMYPVDKIALPPNYLPQHPFDQGDFHTRDEQLAPFPRTELDVKTHRKEYYAIITHMDAQIGRVLDALDKNGQAKNTYVILTADHGLAVGEHGLMGKQNQYECSMRMPLIMRGPGIKAGTHVDEMVYQHSMYATTCELAGVPVPKHVEFPSLKPMVLGQSIAPLHDAMFGWLNVIQRSIRTKKHKLIFYVPIKRYQLFDLENDPWEMHDLINDPQYASVKTDMIAKLKAEQKRLGDPLDIDAPPAVKTGNSY, encoded by the coding sequence ATGAACAGACGTGAATTTGTAGGTCTTTCCTCTGCCGCTCTTGCCGCCACACAGGCACGAGCCGCAATGGCATCCACATCGGCGACCGCCGACAGCCGGCCCAACTTCCTCTTCTTCATTGCGGACGATCTGATGTTCCGCACGATTAACTCCATCAACAACCCCGAAGTCCATACCCCAAACATCGACCGGCTGGTTCGCGGTGGCATCCATTTCACCCATTGCTTCCACTCCGGTTCGTGGACAGGCGCCGTCTGCATCGCCAGCCGAACAATGCTCAACACCGGGCTGTCTCCGTTCAAAGCCCAGAAGGCGCTCGTGGACAACCAGTCCGGGATGATTCCTGTGTGGGGTCAGACTTTGCGCAATGCAGGGTACCGGACATTCCAGACTGGCAAGTGGCATCTTGACGCCGTTTCCCTGCAGCGTTCGTTCAGCGATCTGAAGACGACCGGACCTGGCTATCTGGATTCCACTCACGATCCGAAAGATCCAGCCCACAACATGTACCTGCGGCCTGCGCCAGGAAACGTGTGGAGCCCGACTGACCGTTCTCTGAAAGGACACTGGCTAGACAAGCATCTTTGGCTCGATGGTCCCGAAGGTGAGACAAAGCATTCGTCCGAAGTCTATGCAGACTCCGCTATCGACTTCCTGAATGGGCAACGCGGGAAGCACGAGAAGCCTTTCTTCATGTACGTGGGCTTCAATGCACCGCATGATCCGCGACAGGCTCCTGAGGAATACCAGGCGATGTATCCGGTGGATAAGATCGCACTTCCGCCGAACTACCTTCCTCAGCACCCCTTTGATCAGGGCGACTTCCATACGCGCGACGAGCAGCTTGCTCCCTTCCCCCGGACTGAACTCGACGTGAAGACGCACCGTAAGGAGTACTACGCCATCATCACGCACATGGATGCGCAGATTGGCCGCGTGCTGGATGCACTGGACAAGAACGGACAGGCGAAGAACACCTACGTGATCCTGACCGCCGATCACGGTCTTGCCGTTGGCGAGCACGGACTGATGGGCAAGCAGAACCAGTACGAATGCTCCATGCGTATGCCTCTGATCATGCGTGGCCCTGGCATCAAGGCCGGAACGCACGTGGACGAGATGGTCTACCAGCACAGCATGTATGCCACCACCTGCGAACTGGCGGGCGTCCCCGTTCCGAAGCACGTGGAGTTCCCCAGCCTGAAACCGATGGTGCTGGGGCAGTCCATTGCGCCGCTGCACGATGCGATGTTCGGATGGCTGAACGTCATCCAGCGCTCCATCCGCACGAAGAAGCACAAGCTGATCTTCTACGTGCCCATCAAGCGTTATCAACTCTTTGACCTTGAGAACGATCCCTGGGAGATGCACGACCTCATCAACGATCCGCAATACGCGTCGGTGAAGACGGACATGATCGCAAAGCTCAAGGCCGAACAAAAACGGCTAGGCGACCCGCTGGACATTGATGCTCCGCCTGCCGTGAAAACCGGCAATTCGTACTAA